The Pan paniscus chromosome 1, NHGRI_mPanPan1-v2.0_pri, whole genome shotgun sequence genome has a segment encoding these proteins:
- the ADGRB2 gene encoding adhesion G protein-coupled receptor B2 isoform X16 yields MAQTVHGVWEEWGSWSLCSRSCGRGSRSRMRTCVPPQHGGKACEGPELQTKLCSMAACPVEGQWLEWGPWGPCSTSCANGTQQRSRKCSVAGPAWATCTGALTDTRECSNLECPATDSKWGPWNAWSLCSKTCDTGWQRRFRMCQATGTQGYPCEGTGEEVKPCSEKRCPAFHEMCRDEYVMLMTWKKAAAGEIIYNKCPPNASGSASRRCLLSAQGVAYWGLPSFARCISHEYRYLYLSLREHLAKGQRMLAGEGMSQVVRSLQELLARRTYYSGDLLFSVDILRNVTDTFKRATYVPSADDVQRFFQVVSFMVDAENKEKWDDAQQVSPGSVHLLRVVEDFIHLVGDALKAFQSSLIVTDNLVISIQREPVSAVSSDITFPMRGRRGMKDWVRHSEDRLFLPKEVLSLSSPGKPATSGAAGSPGRGRGPGTVPPGPGHSHQRLLPADPDESSYFVIGAVLYRTLGLILPPPRPPLAVTSRVMTVTVRPPTQPPAEPLITVELSYIINGTTDPHCASWDYSRADASSGDWDTENCQTLETQAAHTRCQCQHLSTFAVLAQPPKDLTLELAGSPSVPLVIGCAVSCMALLTLLAIYAAFWRFIKSERSIILLNFCLSILASNILILVGQSRVLSKGVCTMTAAFLHFFFLSSFCWVLTEAWQSYLAVIGRMRTRLVRKRFLCLGWGLPALVVAVSVGFTRTKGYGTSSYCWLSLEGGLLYAFVGPAAVIVLVNMLIGIIVFNKLMARDGISDKSKKQRAGSERCPWASLLLPCSACGAVPSPLLSSASARNAMASLWSSCVVLPLLALTWMSAVLAMTDRRSVLFQALFAVFNSAQGFVITAVHCFLRREVQDVVKCQMGVCRADESEDSPDSCKNGQLQILSDFEKDVDLACQTVLFKEVNTCNPSTITGTLSRLSLDEDEEPKSCLVGPEGSLSFSPLPGNILVPMAASPGLGEPPPPQEANPVYMCGEGGLRQLDLTWLRPTEPGSEGDYMVLPRRTLSLQPGSGGGGGEDAPRARPEGTPRRAAKTVAHTEGYPSFLSVDHSGLGLGPAYGSLQNPYGMTFQPPPPTPSARQVPEPGERSRTMPRTVPGSTMKMGSLERKKLRYSDLDFEKVMHTRKRHSELYHELNQKFHTFDRYRSQSTAKREKRWSVSSGGAAERSVCTDKPSPGERPSLSQHRRHQSWSTFKSMTLGSLPPKPRERLTLHRAAAWEPTEPPDGDFQTEV; encoded by the exons ATGGCGCAGACAG TGCACGGCGTGTGGGAGGAGTGGGGGTCCTGGAGCCTGTGCTCCCGCAGCTGCGGGCGGGGGTCCCGGAGCCGGATGCGGACCTGCGTGCCCCCCCAGCACGGCGGCAAGGCCTGCGAGGGTCCTGAGCTGCAGACTAAGCTCTGCAGTATGGCTGCCTGCCCGG TGGAAGGCCAGTGGCTAGAATGGGGTCCCTGGGGCCCATGCTCCACGTCCTGTGCCAATGGGACCCAACAGCGCAGCCGGAAGTGCAGCGTGGCgggcccagcctgggccacatgcacGGGTGCCCTCACTGACACCCGGGAGTGCAGCAACCTCGAGTGCCCGG CCACTGATAGCAAGTGGGGGCCATGGAATGCATGGAGCCTGTGCTCTAAGACGTGTGACACAGGCTGGCAGCGCCGCTTCCGCATGTGCCAGGCCACGGGCACGCAGGGCTACCCCTGCGAGGGCACCGGAGAGGAGGTGAAGCCTTGTAGTGAGAAGAGGTGTCCAG CCTTCCATGAGATGTGCAGGGATGAGTACGTGATGCTGATGACGTGGAAGAAGGCAGCTGCTGGCGAGATCATCTACAACAAGTGCCCCCCGAATGCCTCAG GGTCTGCCAGCCGCCGCTGTCTCCTCAGTGCCCAAGGCGTGGCGTACTGGGGGCTGCCCAGCTTTGCTCGCTGCATCTCCCACGAGTACCGCTACCTGTATCTGTCA CTTAGGGAGCACCTGGCCAAGGGGCAGCGCATGCTGGCAGGCGAGGGCATGTCGCAGGTGGTGCGCAGCCTGCAGGAGCTACTGGCCCGGCGCACCTACTATAGTGGGGACCTGCTCTTCTCTGTGGACATTCTGAGGAATGTCACTGACACCTTTAAGAGGGCCACCTACGTGCCCTCGGCTGATGATGTGCAG CGCTTCTTCCAGGTGGTGAGCTTCATGGTGGATGCGGAAAACAAGGAGAAGTGGGACGATGCTCAGCAG GTGTCCCCTGGCTCTGTGCACCTGCTCCGTGTCGTGGAGGACTTCATTCACCTGGTGGGCGATGCTCTCAAGGCCTTCCAGAGCTCTCTGATTGTCACAGATAATCTAG TGATCAGCATTCAGCGAGAGCCCGTCTCAGCTGTGTCCAGTGACATCACGTTCCCCATGCGGGGCCGCCGGGGCATGAAGGACTGGGTGCGGCACTCAGAGGACCGCCTCTTCCTGCCCAAGGAGGTGCTCAGCCTCTCCTCCCCAGGGAAGCCAGCCACATCTGGGGCAGCAGGCAgccctggcagggggaggggcccAGGAACGGTGCCTCCTGGCCCAGGCCACTCCCACCAGCGCCTCCTCCCAGCAGACCCTGATGAGTCCTCCTACTTTGTGATCGGTGCTGTACTCTACCGCACCCTTGGCCTCATCCTGCCGCCTCCCAG GCCCCCGCTGGCCGTCACATCCCGGGTGATGACAGTGACTGTGCGCCCCCCTACCCAGCCTCCAGCTGAGCCCCTCATCACTGTGGAGCTCTCCTACATCATCAAT GGGACCACGGATCCCCATTGCGCCAGCTGGGACTACTCCAGAGC AGATGCCAGCTCAGGAGACTGGGACACTGAAAATTGCCAGACCCTGGAGACCCAGGCAGCTCACACCCGCTGCCAGTGCCAGCACCTGTCCACCTTTGCTGTACTAGCCCAGCCGCCCAAGGACCTG ACCCTGGAGCTGGCGGGCTCCCCCTCGGTCCCCCTGGTGATCGGCTGTGCAGTGTCGTGCATGGCGCTGCTCACCCTGCTCGCCATCTATGCCGCCTTTTGGAG GTTCATAAAATCTGAACGCTCCATCATCTTGCTGAACTTCTGCCTGTCCATCTTGGCATCCAACATCCTGATCCTCGTGGGCCAGTCCCGGGTGCTGAGCAAG ggcGTGTGCACCATGACGGCTGCCTTCCTgcacttcttctttctctcctccttttgCTGGGTGCTTACCGAGGCCTGGCAGTCCTACCTGGCTGTCATTGGGCGGATGCGCACCCGCCTCGTTCGCAAGCGCTTCCTCTGCCTGGGCTGGG GTCTGCCTGCCCTGGTGGTGGCCGTGTCTGTTGGCTTTACCCGAACGAAAGGATACGGTACATCCAGCTA CTGCTGGCTCTCCCTGGAGGGCGGCCTGCTCTACGCCTTTGTGGGCCCTGCAGCCGTCATTGTCCTG GTGAACATGCTCATCGGAATCATCGTCTTCAACAAGCTCATGGCACGTGATGGCATCTCCGACAAATCCAAGAAGCAGAGGGCCGG GTCGGAGCGGTGCCCCTGGGCCAGCCTGCTCCTCCCCTGCTCAGCGTGTGGAGCGGTCCCCAGCCCCCTGCTCAGCTCAGCCTCGGCCAGGAACGCCAT GGCCTCACTCTGGAGCTCCTGCGTGGTGCTGCCCCTGCTGGCGCTCACCTGGATGTCTGCCGTCCTGGCTATGACAGACCGCCGTTCCGTCCTCTTCCAGGCCCTCTTTGCTGTCTTCAACTCCGCGCAGGGCTTTGTCATCACTGCTGTGCACTGCTTCCTGCGCCGAGAG GTCCAGGATGTGGTGAAGTGCCAGATGGGGGTGTGCCGGGCTGATGAGAGCGAAGACTCCCCTGACTCGTGTAAGAACGGGCAGCTGCAGATCCTG TCAGACTTTGAAAAGGATGTGGATCTGGCTTGTCAAACAG TGCTGTTCAAGGAGGTCAACACTTGCAACCCGTCCACCATCACGGGCACACTATCCCGCCTGTCCCTGGATGAGGATGAGGAGCCCAAGTCCTGCCTCGTGGGCCCTGAGGGCAGCCTCAGCTTCTCACCACTGCCTGGGAATATCCTGGTGCCCATGGCAGCCTCACCAGGGCTGGGGGAGCCTCCGCCCCCACAGGAGGCCAACCCTGTTTACATGTGTGGGGAGGGCGGCCTGCGGCAGCTGGACCTCACATGGCTGCGGCCCACTGAGCCAGGCTCTGAGGGAGACTACATGGTGCTGCCCCGGCGGACTTTGAGCCTGCAGCCTGgcagtgggggtggaggtggtgagGATGCCCCCAGGGCCCGGCCCGAGGGGACCCCCCGGCGAGCTGCCAAGACAGTGGCCCACACTGAAGGCTACCCCAGCTTCCTGTCCGTGGACCACTCGGGCCTGGGGCTGGGCCCTGCCTATGGATCTCTCCAGAATCCCTATGGAATGACCTTCCAACCGCCACCGCCGACACCCAGCGCCCGCCAAGTGCCCGAGCCAGGGGAGCGCAGCCGGACCATGCCTCGCACCGTGCCCGGCTCTACCATGAAGATGGGCTCCCTGGAG CGAAAGAAATTACGGTATTCAGACCTGGACTTTGAG AAGGTGATGCACACCCGGAAACGGCATTCAGAACTCTACCACGAGCTCAACCAGAAGTTCCACACTTTCGACCGCTACCGCAGCCAGTCCACGGCCAAG AGGGAGAAGCGGTGGAGTGTGTCCTCGGGTGGGGCGGCCGAGCGGAGCGTGTGCACC GATAAGCCCAGCCCTGGGGAGCGCCCCAGCTTGTCCCAACATCGGCGCCATCAGAGCTGGAGCACCTTCAAATCTATGACACTGGGCTCGCTGCCCCCCAAGCCCCGAGAACGGCTGACTCTGCACCGGGCAGCAGCCTGGGAGCCCACAGAACCACCAGATGGTGACTTCCAGACAGAGGTGTGA
- the ADGRB2 gene encoding adhesion G protein-coupled receptor B2 isoform X15 has protein sequence MAQTGDPAAEEWSPWSVCSLTCGQGLQVRTRSCVSSPYGTLCSGPLRETRPCNNSATCPVHGVWEEWGSWSLCSRSCGRGSRSRMRTCVPPQHGGKACEGPELQTKLCSMAACPVEGQWLEWGPWGPCSTSCANGTQQRSRKCSVAGPAWATCTGALTDTRECSNLECPATDSKWGPWNAWSLCSKTCDTGWQRRFRMCQATGTQGYPCEGTGEEVKPCSEKRCPAFHEMCRDEYVMLMTWKKAAAGEIIYNKCPPNASGSASRRCLLSAQGVAYWGLPSFARCISHEYRYLYLSLREHLAKGQRMLAGEGMSQVVRSLQELLARRTYYSGDLLFSVDILRNVTDTFKRATYVPSADDVQRFFQVVSFMVDAENKEKWDDAQQVSPGSVHLLRVVEDFIHLVGDALKAFQSSLIVTDNLVISIQREPVSAVSSDITFPMRGRRGMKDWVRHSEDRLFLPKEVLSLSSPGKPATSGAAGSPGRGRGPGTVPPGPGHSHQRLLPADPDESSYFVIGAVLYRTLGLILPPPRPPLAVTSRVMTVTVRPPTQPPAEPLITVELSYIINGTTDPHCASWDYSRADASSGDWDTENCQTLETQAAHTRCQCQHLSTFAVLAQPPKDLTLELAGSPSVPLVIGCAVSCMALLTLLAIYAAFWRFIKSERSIILLNFCLSILASNILILVGQSRVLSKGVCTMTAAFLHFFFLSSFCWVLTEAWQSYLAVIGRMRTRLVRKRFLCLGWGLPALVVAVSVGFTRTKGYGTSSYCWLSLEGGLLYAFVGPAAVIVLVNMLIGIIVFNKLMARDGISDKSKKQRAGSERCPWASLLLPCSACGAVPSPLLSSASARNAMASLWSSCVVLPLLALTWMSAVLAMTDRRSVLFQALFAVFNSAQGFVITAVHCFLRREVQDVVKCQMGVCRADESEDSPDSCKNGQLQILSDFEKDVDLACQTVLFKEVNTCNPSTITGTLSRLSLDEDEEPKSCLVGPEGSLSFSPLPGNILVPMAASPGLGEPPPPQEANPVYMCGEGGLRQLDLTWLRPTEPGSEGDYMVLPRRTLSLQPGSGGGGGEDAPRARPEGTPRRAAKTVAHTEGYPSFLSVDHSGLGLGPAYGSLQNPYGMTFQPPPPTPSARQVPEPGERSRTMPRTVPGSTMKMGSLERKKLRYSDLDFEKVMHTRKRHSELYHELNQKFHTFDRYRSQSTAKREKRWSVSSGGAAERSVCTDKPSPGERPSLSQHRRHQSWSTFKSMTLGSLPPKPRERLTLHRAAAWEPTEPPDGDFQTEV, from the exons ATGGCGCAGACAG GCGACCCGGCGGCTGAGGAGTGGTCCCCGTGGAGCGTGTGTTCCCTGACGTGTGGGCAGGGTCTGCAGGTGCGGACCCGCTCCTGTGTGTCCTCCCCCTATGGGACCCTGTGCAGCGGGCCCCTGCGGGAGACCCGGCCCTGCAACAATTCAGCCACCTGCCCAG TGCACGGCGTGTGGGAGGAGTGGGGGTCCTGGAGCCTGTGCTCCCGCAGCTGCGGGCGGGGGTCCCGGAGCCGGATGCGGACCTGCGTGCCCCCCCAGCACGGCGGCAAGGCCTGCGAGGGTCCTGAGCTGCAGACTAAGCTCTGCAGTATGGCTGCCTGCCCGG TGGAAGGCCAGTGGCTAGAATGGGGTCCCTGGGGCCCATGCTCCACGTCCTGTGCCAATGGGACCCAACAGCGCAGCCGGAAGTGCAGCGTGGCgggcccagcctgggccacatgcacGGGTGCCCTCACTGACACCCGGGAGTGCAGCAACCTCGAGTGCCCGG CCACTGATAGCAAGTGGGGGCCATGGAATGCATGGAGCCTGTGCTCTAAGACGTGTGACACAGGCTGGCAGCGCCGCTTCCGCATGTGCCAGGCCACGGGCACGCAGGGCTACCCCTGCGAGGGCACCGGAGAGGAGGTGAAGCCTTGTAGTGAGAAGAGGTGTCCAG CCTTCCATGAGATGTGCAGGGATGAGTACGTGATGCTGATGACGTGGAAGAAGGCAGCTGCTGGCGAGATCATCTACAACAAGTGCCCCCCGAATGCCTCAG GGTCTGCCAGCCGCCGCTGTCTCCTCAGTGCCCAAGGCGTGGCGTACTGGGGGCTGCCCAGCTTTGCTCGCTGCATCTCCCACGAGTACCGCTACCTGTATCTGTCA CTTAGGGAGCACCTGGCCAAGGGGCAGCGCATGCTGGCAGGCGAGGGCATGTCGCAGGTGGTGCGCAGCCTGCAGGAGCTACTGGCCCGGCGCACCTACTATAGTGGGGACCTGCTCTTCTCTGTGGACATTCTGAGGAATGTCACTGACACCTTTAAGAGGGCCACCTACGTGCCCTCGGCTGATGATGTGCAG CGCTTCTTCCAGGTGGTGAGCTTCATGGTGGATGCGGAAAACAAGGAGAAGTGGGACGATGCTCAGCAG GTGTCCCCTGGCTCTGTGCACCTGCTCCGTGTCGTGGAGGACTTCATTCACCTGGTGGGCGATGCTCTCAAGGCCTTCCAGAGCTCTCTGATTGTCACAGATAATCTAG TGATCAGCATTCAGCGAGAGCCCGTCTCAGCTGTGTCCAGTGACATCACGTTCCCCATGCGGGGCCGCCGGGGCATGAAGGACTGGGTGCGGCACTCAGAGGACCGCCTCTTCCTGCCCAAGGAGGTGCTCAGCCTCTCCTCCCCAGGGAAGCCAGCCACATCTGGGGCAGCAGGCAgccctggcagggggaggggcccAGGAACGGTGCCTCCTGGCCCAGGCCACTCCCACCAGCGCCTCCTCCCAGCAGACCCTGATGAGTCCTCCTACTTTGTGATCGGTGCTGTACTCTACCGCACCCTTGGCCTCATCCTGCCGCCTCCCAG GCCCCCGCTGGCCGTCACATCCCGGGTGATGACAGTGACTGTGCGCCCCCCTACCCAGCCTCCAGCTGAGCCCCTCATCACTGTGGAGCTCTCCTACATCATCAAT GGGACCACGGATCCCCATTGCGCCAGCTGGGACTACTCCAGAGC AGATGCCAGCTCAGGAGACTGGGACACTGAAAATTGCCAGACCCTGGAGACCCAGGCAGCTCACACCCGCTGCCAGTGCCAGCACCTGTCCACCTTTGCTGTACTAGCCCAGCCGCCCAAGGACCTG ACCCTGGAGCTGGCGGGCTCCCCCTCGGTCCCCCTGGTGATCGGCTGTGCAGTGTCGTGCATGGCGCTGCTCACCCTGCTCGCCATCTATGCCGCCTTTTGGAG GTTCATAAAATCTGAACGCTCCATCATCTTGCTGAACTTCTGCCTGTCCATCTTGGCATCCAACATCCTGATCCTCGTGGGCCAGTCCCGGGTGCTGAGCAAG ggcGTGTGCACCATGACGGCTGCCTTCCTgcacttcttctttctctcctccttttgCTGGGTGCTTACCGAGGCCTGGCAGTCCTACCTGGCTGTCATTGGGCGGATGCGCACCCGCCTCGTTCGCAAGCGCTTCCTCTGCCTGGGCTGGG GTCTGCCTGCCCTGGTGGTGGCCGTGTCTGTTGGCTTTACCCGAACGAAAGGATACGGTACATCCAGCTA CTGCTGGCTCTCCCTGGAGGGCGGCCTGCTCTACGCCTTTGTGGGCCCTGCAGCCGTCATTGTCCTG GTGAACATGCTCATCGGAATCATCGTCTTCAACAAGCTCATGGCACGTGATGGCATCTCCGACAAATCCAAGAAGCAGAGGGCCGG GTCGGAGCGGTGCCCCTGGGCCAGCCTGCTCCTCCCCTGCTCAGCGTGTGGAGCGGTCCCCAGCCCCCTGCTCAGCTCAGCCTCGGCCAGGAACGCCAT GGCCTCACTCTGGAGCTCCTGCGTGGTGCTGCCCCTGCTGGCGCTCACCTGGATGTCTGCCGTCCTGGCTATGACAGACCGCCGTTCCGTCCTCTTCCAGGCCCTCTTTGCTGTCTTCAACTCCGCGCAGGGCTTTGTCATCACTGCTGTGCACTGCTTCCTGCGCCGAGAG GTCCAGGATGTGGTGAAGTGCCAGATGGGGGTGTGCCGGGCTGATGAGAGCGAAGACTCCCCTGACTCGTGTAAGAACGGGCAGCTGCAGATCCTG TCAGACTTTGAAAAGGATGTGGATCTGGCTTGTCAAACAG TGCTGTTCAAGGAGGTCAACACTTGCAACCCGTCCACCATCACGGGCACACTATCCCGCCTGTCCCTGGATGAGGATGAGGAGCCCAAGTCCTGCCTCGTGGGCCCTGAGGGCAGCCTCAGCTTCTCACCACTGCCTGGGAATATCCTGGTGCCCATGGCAGCCTCACCAGGGCTGGGGGAGCCTCCGCCCCCACAGGAGGCCAACCCTGTTTACATGTGTGGGGAGGGCGGCCTGCGGCAGCTGGACCTCACATGGCTGCGGCCCACTGAGCCAGGCTCTGAGGGAGACTACATGGTGCTGCCCCGGCGGACTTTGAGCCTGCAGCCTGgcagtgggggtggaggtggtgagGATGCCCCCAGGGCCCGGCCCGAGGGGACCCCCCGGCGAGCTGCCAAGACAGTGGCCCACACTGAAGGCTACCCCAGCTTCCTGTCCGTGGACCACTCGGGCCTGGGGCTGGGCCCTGCCTATGGATCTCTCCAGAATCCCTATGGAATGACCTTCCAACCGCCACCGCCGACACCCAGCGCCCGCCAAGTGCCCGAGCCAGGGGAGCGCAGCCGGACCATGCCTCGCACCGTGCCCGGCTCTACCATGAAGATGGGCTCCCTGGAG CGAAAGAAATTACGGTATTCAGACCTGGACTTTGAG AAGGTGATGCACACCCGGAAACGGCATTCAGAACTCTACCACGAGCTCAACCAGAAGTTCCACACTTTCGACCGCTACCGCAGCCAGTCCACGGCCAAG AGGGAGAAGCGGTGGAGTGTGTCCTCGGGTGGGGCGGCCGAGCGGAGCGTGTGCACC GATAAGCCCAGCCCTGGGGAGCGCCCCAGCTTGTCCCAACATCGGCGCCATCAGAGCTGGAGCACCTTCAAATCTATGACACTGGGCTCGCTGCCCCCCAAGCCCCGAGAACGGCTGACTCTGCACCGGGCAGCAGCCTGGGAGCCCACAGAACCACCAGATGGTGACTTCCAGACAGAGGTGTGA